In Mytilus edulis chromosome 3, xbMytEdul2.2, whole genome shotgun sequence, the genomic window cagtcatcttagtaccaaaatctatgacaaacgagacgattttgattttgaaattatcaatttcccccaccttagtagcaacataccaacttcacctgcatatggaatatacatttcccaacttattcggtattcaagagcttgcagctcctactcagactttgtaaaacgtcaccaatgtctgagcagaaagttgatgtaccaggggtatgtcaaagaacgtctcgtcctttttctaaaaaagttcatcggaaggtacccagaacttgttgataaatattccgtatcaacttcacaaataatacacgatggtcttgaagtatagattttgcgtactgacgttgtttatcatcttaattacgtgttatattattcttttatttgtctttattaatattacttttactgttgtctgtttttagagatatccttttgacgtaactctgtgcttatatatcccatcatactttgaacgacaaaattattttatgatgtgactctgtacctatgtatcttgtcatactttgaatgacaaaattattttatgatgtgactctgtacctatgtatcttgtcatactttgaatgacaaaattattttattcattaatattacttttactgttaaccaactttttttgGGATATACATTTTACgcgactctgtacttatgtatcacgtcatactttgaaccacactattattgtatttattattattactttaactgctaaatcagtgtttgttatatctattttgcgtgactgtatttgtgcatcccgtcatactttgaacgacaaaattatttcatgtctacctgtgcaaatttcaaacgcgcaattttacaccagtacccataccctccttccttgatgggtgcattttacatagacaaatataatcgtataatataatcaaaatgaggatgttaatttgatgtatgcctttttgtgcttcttcgttacatttgttgtttttatagtgattaagatgataacacaatgttgactgctgtacccctatttttgacatttttacctattatgtctgtttgttttgttcacgcatcggtgactatataatggaatttgatgcgactgtcatacaagtgagaggtttagctagctataaaatcaggttcattccaccattttctacatttgaaaatgcctgtaccaagtcaggaatatgacagttcttgtccattcgtttttgatgcgttttgttatttgaatttgccatgtgattatggactttccgaattgattttcctctgagttcagtatttttgtgattttacttttttgtatatgttaatataattcgccgtttcagaatctaatgcattctgggtaatatattgaaaagcgtacaccaaaacgttgatCGCATTTCATGAAGCATGACAATTATATTgctaaataaaagatttttgtttggatgtttgaatATGAGTATCAAAGTGGTGTAATGTCACACCCATTGTTTTGATGTTTGGATATGAGTATCAAAGTGGCGTTATGTCACACCCATCGTTTGGATGTTTGGATATAAGTATCAAAGTGGCGTTATGTCAAATCCATATTTTAACTGCTTTGTTGTTCGTACATCTTGATCCATGTCAACTTTTTGGTCTGGTAAATTAATTTATCATTGCAAGTTATCAAGCTAGCGTTGttggaaaataatgttattttggTGTTGTCTGTATTGACtccagtttgttttcttttaatcgtTTAAGAAgcgatataaaaaaagaagatgtggtatgattgcgaatgagttCTATATGAGACCAAATTTCTGTGATGTCTTATTCTATCCAGTTGATGGTGCTAATGGTCCTGCATCCATcgtaatttgtatattttcaatCGCACAAGGTCATGCTAAAAAGTTTCCTTCGCTGTTTTGTTACTGCTACATGTTGGATCTGTCAGAGTTGTacaggggtaaattcagtaaataaatatacgtcatcaggtaccgcccatttaggggagagctttctgtataacactgaagtcatatgctcttctgattggtagataatgtttgtaataaatacattttggcagatggatcaaaactagagttgaaaaaaaaaagaaatgctgaatgtactaaatttttttactacagggttgaaaagtaatgggggtcagtataggaattcagtgcgaatctacattgtttgtaaacaaggccatgtgaatgcccaaaaatgccgcatgaccctatgtttttattagtgcaaaagatagggctacatttgtactttcatgaattttatatgaaagtttccaatttctaaaggtaaatcaggtataaatttaattccatacatagattagcattaaagtcaatgggagattttttactgaatttacccctacaGTATAATGATTGATATTTAAGTTTTGGAAAACATGTTTTACTTCTGTTATAACGAGGCAGaatggtgacctgtagttgtttgTTCTTTATTGTTCGTTGCTGTTTGAGGGGGATGATAATGCATTATcagaaacataatatttttttaattacaaaaggaTGTCTGAAAATGTAATTTACATGGAAACCCATTGcatgatataaagttaaaaaaaagttgtatcgAAGTTAACATTATAAAAAGGAAACAGTCACTGTTGTTTGAATACTCAATATAAATCATAAGCGACTTCAAATATTTACTGTGCCATCATGACCTTGGAAAACTCTGAAAAAGAAGATAACacattaaaaagacaaaatcaaaacaGTTTTGCAGAACTAACATTTAATatttgactatgtggtatgaacttttctcattgttgaagccgtacggtgacataaaattgtaaatttctatgtcgttttgtctcttgtgaagagttgtctcattagcaattataccacatcttcatttttatatgccATATATCCAGATGAAGCTTAGTGCCACATAACAGGAAGCTTTtatatgtattactgaaaaaaaatgttctaaaatGTCATATTTGCTTTACATTTTGACTTGTAGAAAATCCTATAGGAATGTGTGTTCAGACGTATACTAGTAGATTAAATCACGGAAAATTCGGAAGGACTGGCGAATTAAGGCCAACCAATATGTTCTTTCCTTTGGAGTGGGAATATGAAATgtgtcataaaaaaataaataacttatatTATTTTGATTGACGTTGCGGTAGCGCGATTGTATCGAATACAAGAGGTTGTGGATTGGATCCCCGAATGGGACACACCATAgaagtaatataaataaaatactttcATGGTCAAACCATTATAGTGTTTTGCGTTGGTATTTGATAAATCTCTGACAAGCAAGTGGCATCTTGAAGGAAATGCATAGACTGCTCGCATTTGATTCAGAATATAATGTCGAATTAAGCTGGTATTACTTCTTGTTTTTCGTGTGTTTTCAATTATAAACCGACTAAACGTGTGGGTCTagtaataaaactttttttttcatatttaattaacATGTTGTCTTCCTAAATAAGCATGTTATTTTCGCTTCCGTGCGTTAAGCAGCCATTGATCAGTCGATCAAATTATCGAGATATCATCAAAATATGTATCACCAATTTTCCGGaatttatttcacatttaaaaaagcctttaatatttcttttttttttctattaaacatCTTCATGTTTACTTGTATAATATATGTATAGCATTGTTATATGTTTCCGTCAAACAATGCAGGGGAAACTGGTCATACCTTATatccattttacttttttatcagTGAAAAGTATAAGCAGACTTAAACAAGTTttcattttatactttttttttaaaacttaaattctCACCTTCATAATCAATAACACCGTCTCCATTATTGTCCGCCTCATGAATCATAGCAGATATTTCATCGTCTGTCATTTTTTCTCCTAGATTTGACATCACCATTCTTAATTCTCTAGCCGTTATAACACCATCtccatttttatcaaaaaatttaaagGTCTCTCGAATAATATCTTCATTGTCAAGCTCATGAAATTTTCTCGACATCATGCATAAAAATTCTGGAAAATCTATGCTTCCACTtcctttgtaaataaaacaaaatattttgaaatttcttcTACTCCACAATCATTTTTGATATTTGTCATACATTTGTTGGAATATTCTGTGGTTGTTCACCTTTATCCACAATTAAAGTTTCagttgatttaaaataaatgttctatggaAATCTAGGAATctcatatttttcaaaaaagtaaggagatgtggtatgattgccgttGAGAGAACTATCAGCAAACGAACAAAAAACAAGTGCTACCGtaaggctttcaacaatgagcgaatTTTATACTGTGTAGTATGACAAAAAGGACTTTGgggtaaaataataattttttggaaaatttaaaataaaaaaaatgataatacaaaAGGAAAACAATAACACTGTCGGCAACCAACAACAAACATTGACACCAGGCTATGGACACACCCACACACCTGTGCTTGGTAAAACATTTGTGTTAGTTCCATCACCTTACATAATGTGTAAGCAGCACACCTTTACAACAAACAgtagaaatcagttgaaaagggctggACTTTCACATCAGAACTAAAAAACACAAGGTACCGAGTACTAAGTTATTAAAAGCTACTTCATATTCTTACCCACTTCTCCAACAAGGTTTACCGTATACTCATTTTTGGTGTCCTTTATAGCATgcgctgttcggtgtgagccaaggctccgcgtggaagaccgtactttgacctataatggtttatttttataaattgagactcggatggagagttgtctcattggaactcataccacatctaatttCTAGACTTAcatatcaatcattacacatcgtACAGTTTCAAGTATAAATACTGGACCATACATCTTACCGTCTGAGTCCACTGCATCTATCATATCATGCAACTCAGCTTCTGATGGGTTCATTCCAAGTTGTAATAATACTGTTCCTAGTTCTTTAGTAGTTATGACTCCATCATTATCTTGATCAAAACTACTAAAAACTGTCTTTAGTTCTGTAATATTCGacaatgtaattatattttaagtaaACAATCAATATACAGAATAAAACCAGGCAAAGAAGCCACACAAAGCTAGATATGTAATTATTCAGTGTAGCAATAACACTTAGGTCAAACTTGACCATATACCGTCTCTCCTTCGAGTACGACacattataatttcaaattgtcgttgaagtaaaaaaatatgtaaaaaatatgcATGATAACCATGGTAGATTTTTCAAAACTTAAATGTAATTTAATAAGTTTTTAGGGAATTTATTTAGTATAAACTTTATGGAATAGTACCTATACGTATTAAACCCACTTAACATCAGAACATGTATAATAGTTTCTACGGAGAATATCATTGAGCATTGATGTTTACATCAACACAATATTTGTATGATTGTCTGTTTATCTATTTAATTATATTCTGGCTCATTTGAAGAAGGCTTTGTGTGGACATATAACTGCATCAGTAAACAATAACATACAATGAGTTTGTCGTTACTTTCTATCTTTTATACTATCAGAATACTAACTTAAAGAGCATGCTAGCTGTCTTCTTCGCCAGATATTTGTTTAGTTGAATTAAATTACTTGCAATCAGATGTTCCATTTGTTGATATGATTTCCATACGTTTATGTCAAATATTTTGGACATTGATACATCCAAAGTGGCAGTATATTCAATAATCTAATTTTTGATACCTCTGATTCGTGTTTCAACCAGCTTGTTAAACATAAAAATACGATAAAAAGATAACAGAAATCATGAATCAAAACATTAATCAATACAATATACCAAACCGCCACATACACCTCCTTTAAAACTATAAACACAAACcaataacaataaacaaattcaacacgtattttttccttttttcttatTTGACCCAGTCAAACATCACCCACTGTTGTGTTTCATTGGTTAGTCCTGTTTTATTATATGCTTCAGAGGTATGAGGATTTGAAAGTAAAGATAGCATTGAGAAAATACACCTTCAATTttgcaaaaacattttgaaattaagaagCAGTACACCAAATTATATGGTGTATGGGGAACTCGGAAGATTCCCTTTGGAAACCATTGTTAAACGTAAAATGGTGTTGTTTTGGAATAACTTATTATTGGAGAATAACAAAGTTATCTTCCATTGTGTATAAATTAATGCtcaaattacattttcaaaaccCCACAAAATTTAAATGGATTACGTACGTTAAATACATATTTGACGAAAATGGAAAGTGGGGTTAAAGaacattatttcacaaaaactgaaTGACAAATTCATCCAACATTGGTTTTCCCAAATGAATAACTCTTCAAGAGCCTTCAAGAGgtgcattttattcattttataaatggAAACCTATTTAATAAAGTTGAAGCTGTGTGACAGGATTTATATAGCAAAATTCAgatgttcaaatttaaaattccCTTTAGAATAGGAAAGATGGAAcggaatactaaaaaaaaaaaacgcacgaATTTGTCATCTCTGTAGAAATGGAATaggagatgaatttcattatctaatcaaatgtcaaaaacaggaaataaaactgcttagaaataaaaatataccaCGATATTATACTGAAAATCCAATGGAGTACAAATTGAAACAGCTTTTGACATTTTGTCATTTAGAACTTAAACAAAAACTtagcaatatttttaaaaattcttacaCGATACTTGTgatttatatttgtctttttttgaGTTGAATGTTATGGTAgtttgtaaatttgacattttgctAAATTTTACCATGTATGTAGCATTATTTTGTTTAGTGTGAATGTATTGAGTATAAAGATGTGTATAATTGTATATACAGCTGTATGATGTACTCTTGTACACCTATGTGTCTGAGGTTTATTAATAAAGTATTGTCTATTATTGGCACATTCTCTTACTCTATGTAATCAAGTAGTCGAGCGATAATCAAACCTCTTTGTTTCTTTATGGTAGACATTTTACACAAATGTACCATCAACAAGCGGTGAAGCCATTTACATGTAATTGCCAACTTTTTTGTATGGAGTCCGATTTTTAAGCTTTTGTTTTTAATGGTGCGTCCCAAACGTTCGTTATTTCCTGACTGGCTGAACAACTGGTTAATAAATGATTCAACATGAAACTTGATATATGAAACGTTTTCAATTTCCCTAAATCTTTAAAACAATGTGCATTTTAGGCAGGATTTTCTCTATAATTATGTAATCTTAAGTTAAGGTGCGAAAATAATTACATGGTTTCCTtatggaaattattttttttcttaaagggAAAAAGGGTTGTTGCGACCATTCAAATGTGCATAAGGAGACTGTTAAAgctgtttgttttaatttatcttgATTGATTTATAATCCGACTTTTATTCGATTGTGGAGAAACTGAAGATTAATGGAAGGGCGAATCCCACTTATCGTGTTTAAGCAATGGATTATTGCATTATATCAGTGACGGAAgattgaatatttaattttttgtcacGTATTTTCTTGAACTCCTTTAACAAAATGTCAAGCTGCATCCTGGTTGTTAATAATTGTCTTTTCTCTGTTTGACATGCAGCGGATGGTATTATTCTATTTTCTCGTTTAAGTGTAGTAAAATTCATATTACCGACCATTCGTAGTTTTTGCCTTTGTGGGGGACAATTTGTTATGACTAAAATATGTAAAGATTGGAAATATAATTGTTTTTCGAAAACGTTTTTGCAGTTTACTGTAATATTATATATAGGATTATCATTGACCCATAGACACTATACCGACAATTGTTTGCAAGTAATACCAATATCAATTTTCAACATAAAAGCTTCTGACACAGCATGGAAATGATTCAGAGAATGCATTTGTCATACGAAACAAAACCGAGAGCGGAATTATCGAAATAATAAATGTGaaatttctcatttactaataTAAGGAGCAGTATTGTGTATTGCAATATTAGGATGGAAAAAGTGTCATTTGCAAATCTGTGAAATTAAAACCAAATTAGAAAAGCTTAGTACATAAGTATAGATATATTATATCATTGGATATATGTTGTTGAAGCAAAAATTTTGGATATGAATTTTAATTTCAGGGAACTATTAAGAAATAAAAGTGTTATATAAGGGAAATATTCAATATTCAGATAAAGAGATTTTGACCAATGCATGGTGTTGAGAGAATAGGGATGTATTTACATCAAAACTAATTCCTAAAAATTGTAGCACGGCAATTGGAGTCATGATTTTGTTTAATGATAAGTTTTATCTTAATCGATTTGTTCACTTCAGCATGTTCAGATGAACgtacagttttgttttattttaatattgttaaaattttactataattaatgtaaaaattgccaaatacaaacttataataTACTGTTGATACTTGTATGCATCTTTATGTTAGAATATGGATACTTTACAatgaatttctaaaaaaatatgcatgacCGTCATACATATGTGCAAACATGTATGTTGCtataaaaatttataagatttttttgtttgttgaaatAAAAAGAGACGTCAATGAATCTCCATACACATTGCTTACGTCGAATTGCCTagattgaaaaaattaaaatcacaaaaatacagagtTCCTaggaaaaatcaaaatgaaaaatccctaatcaaattgtaaaatcaaaacctcaaacacatcaaacgaatggataacaactgccatatacctgACTTAGTGCAGGAGTTTTCTTGTGTagcaaatggtggattgaacctgttttaacagctagctaaacctctcacttgtatgacagtcgtattgAACCATTTATGAATGAAATTCCCTTTTTTAATCAAATACAAAGACGAACATGAAATCGGGCACTGACTATCATCTACGCTTAAAGATTAAACATATTTTCGGAGGGCGTTTCACTTTCACAACCACACTTTTCATTCCACTCCTACgctgcaaaaagaaaaaaagttaaccaaacatttctttttaatattcatatttattgAGAGTGAGCTTTATTTGTTATTGATGATACAGGTTGTGCATGCAAATAGGTGCATATAATTGGAGGATCCATACATCGTTTCCTACATTTGTGAAGAttacagagagagaaaaaatttAACAAAGCTTAATTTCTCAATGATGTgactttttttggggggggagggggggtggAGTGGTGCAAATCGACGAGCTACAAGCGGTATTACAAATCAATTAAACGGCACGTACAAACTAACAGACAAAACgatataatttgaatttatcgcatttcatttcaattttattttatactattctatttattatattgtttctgtttattttttatcgtTATAAATGTGCAATAAAATATCCTAAATTCAACAACTAGATATGCTTTTAGTTTAGTATGCATGTTTGTATGTGAATGTGAAGTGGTTGTTACATTTAATTATTGATCTCATGATGATATTAGTCATGATTGTTTATATATAATCATAATTGCTGACATAAGCCTACAATGTACTAGctataatatttgtatattgcTAGAACCTTTTTCATTTTAGAATGTCTTAGCGCCTCAGTTATAATTTAGCGAAAGTTAGAATATTCTGATGTCATAAAGTTTTACTAAAGTGTTTTGAATGGTTCATAAGATTTACGGACGCCCTCAAGCTTTGTTTAAAGTTTATGGAATATCTATTTCACAGATAAgcatccttttttttaaattgtggtAGCTGGCATCCGGTCCTCTTTTCCTTGATTGTGAAAATGTCAAATGCAACTCATGGCCCAATAGTTTCTTGTCGTTAGTATCACGACGGTTGCCACGAGTGGAGCATGATCTGTCTTCCCGTCTGGAGCATTTAAAATCAGCATTGGTTCTTTTATACGTTCACGTATACCCAActattatttgtatataaaagCAGTCCTTGACATATCACATTTAGGATTTTTGATTATATTCATATGTATTGATACTCACCGGCTATTTTTTCTTCATCTAAatcatactgaaaaaaaaaatgattttagaaGAATTTGTCTCGTGTATACAGACTAACAGACTCAAACTATACATGAATCCTTTTCTATAAAAAAGAGCATACATATAATTTAAGACCGTTTATCATACTCATGTTGACTTATCAGTATGATAAAAAGAcgtcgtggtgtagtggttagggcatcggactactaacacaaaaaTTCCTGGAtcgattcccgttccgggatgaaaatttcagggactgaattttcggctctcccttgacaccatttgcgagtatggtcttgaggaaacgatgatagtccgtagGAAGGGGTCGATAAATTGCTAACCCGTGTTAAGAGAGCcacatctcttgcacgttaaagacacacttgtagatttcgaaaaaagagcaggctcatgccgctacaaggcagcactcgcacccgcaaagtggaaagggattaatataatttgctaaacttgtttcccaatccgttctaaataaatatgtttaaactaaaagacgTCTTACggtcaaatatgtttttttttttactatagacAGTAATGTTGTCCAAACATTTATACTTCAATCTTTAAAACGCATccagtctttaaaaaaaatacttgaacaGAGACTATCACAAATTCTACCTTGAGCCTTGAATAGAAACTATTACAAATTCTTCCGTGAACATTGAACAGAATATATCACAAATTCTTCCGTGAGCATTGAACAGAAACTATAACAAATACGTAAACATCCAACTCTCCAAACAACAAATGGCATACAAACGTACGACAATCTTCTTGCTTTTGTTCCTAAGACACGTCTGTTTTGGGTTTGGGATTTTCAAATATCTTGGCCTTGAGCATCAATGAAGAggctttaaaaaaatgtcaaaatgcgtTACCTGGTGCAGTTAATTTGGCATCGTTTATGTAAATGaacaaaatgttcaaaattaatcctacatttcattgcattcAAAATATTGTGAGTCAAAAACAcgggtgtttcaaagcaccattcaTTTTTTAATTGGTGTTTCTATGGAATATTTTGGAAGTTA contains:
- the LOC139517298 gene encoding uncharacterized protein isoform X1 encodes the protein MSYYDLDEEKIAELKTVFSSFDQDNDGVITTKELGTVLLQLGMNPSEAELHDMIDAVDSDGSGSIDFPEFLCMMSRKFHELDNEDIIRETFKFFDKNGDGVITARELRMVMSNLGEKMTDDEISAMIHEADNNGDGVIDYEEFSKVMMAQ